In the Malania oleifera isolate guangnan ecotype guangnan chromosome 1, ASM2987363v1, whole genome shotgun sequence genome, one interval contains:
- the LOC131164400 gene encoding probable glutathione S-transferase, with protein MGSTEDDGVTLKLLGFWVSPFVVRVEWALKLKGVDYQYIEEDIFNKSPQLQELNPVHKKVPVLVHGPKLIPESFVIMEYIDETWKQNPLLPQDPYQKAMARFWTKFAEEKLFEAAWVALCSEGEEHELALKLAAEAMERVEGELKQRGEKFFGGDSIGYLDLAIGWVSHWLPVFEEAGSMQILDPLKFPAIAAWKNNFLGHPAIRDKLPPRDKMLDYFRWRKEVLTPLRIS; from the exons ATGGGGAGCACAGAAGATGATGGGGTAACGCTGAAGCTGCTGGGGTTCTGGGTCAGCCCCTTTGTGGTGAGGGTGGAGTGGGCTCTGAAACTGAAGGGTGTTGATTACCAGTACATTGAAGAAGATATCTTCAACAAGAGCCCTCAGCTTCAGGAGCTCAACCCTGTCCACAAGAAGGTTCCAGTTCTGGTTCATGGCCCCAAGTTGATACCCGAGTCCTTTGTCATAATGGAGTACATTGACGAGACATGGAAACAGAACCCTCTGCTGCCTCAAGATCCTTACCAGAAAGCCATGGCACGCTTCTGGACTAAATTTGCTGAAGAAAAG CTATTCGAAGCAGCCTGGGTCGCTCTCTGCTCGGAGGGTGAGGAACACGAGCTTGCTCTGAAACTAGCCGCAGAAGCCATGGAAAGAGTAGAAGGGGAGCTCAAACAAAGAGGGGAGAAGTTCTTTGGAGGAGACAGCATTGGGTATTTGGACCTTGCAATTGGGTGGGTTTCTCACTGGCTCCCAGTTTTCGAGGAAGCTGGGTCGATGCAGATCTTAGACCCCCTAAAATTTCCGGCCATTGCAGCGTGGAAGAACAACTTTCTCGGCCACCCGGCGATCAGAGACAAATTGCCGCCGCGGGACAAAATGCTCGACTACTTCCGCTGGCGCAAAGAAGTCCTCACCCCTCTCAGGATCTCTTGA